From Vanessa tameamea isolate UH-Manoa-2023 chromosome 26, ilVanTame1 primary haplotype, whole genome shotgun sequence, one genomic window encodes:
- the LOC135194178 gene encoding uncharacterized protein LOC135194178 produces MEKLSNDDQPSDNRPTPDDFLNFLPWACNQLQLETTVLITKGFQNEYVSVALTDRSKKTGKSRIKLTQSRHDVGSDQDRENSASGLQQSISYHNIVRIIAIYDSFEHLVEIKFLKNRQIPRLIFKIIGLTIKFLPNVTNLIINSGMDQYTLYEINKFLNISNITEICLDGSFLKEGNYDILLETSSPLRHYSLCRCKLDDLVIENISRKLVYPRSASKTLMILNLSSNSITDLGASYLAQALRSNRHLIYLNLADNRLTDEGARQIFDILVEFPLTSQELFEARQRHMLYLKHKNELIEVMIKEIRAGEFDKKSSRRKSIRPISAASGKKSKLDKESSLKSIGDAKSLANIDLIYYEKALNMVENSLGDFRDPYNSYETIVKDGNVFSKGNNVLCYLNLAYNNLSYLSLKKLLGVLIFQKLLDRKPRGLINLSVEGNNLPVTCKEMAQIDDILEMGLMVHNRRLSGAKKKPQSKCTSR; encoded by the exons atggaaaAGCTCAGTAATGATGATCAACCGTCCGATAATCGGCCTACACCCGacgattttcttaattttctgcCCTGGGCTTGCAACCAGCTTCAACTAGAAACAACTGTTCTTATCACAAAGGGTTTTCAAA ATGAATACGTAAGTGTAGCTTTAACAGATAGAAGCAAGAAAACCGGCAAAAGTCGCATTAAGTTAACGCAATCTCGTCATGATGTCGGATCAGACCAGGATAGAGAAAATTCAGCATCAGGTCTTCAACAATCCATATCCTATCATAACATAGTAAGAATTATAGCCATCTATGATAGTTTTGAACATTTAGTCGAAATAAAATTCCTAAAAAACAGACAAATACCGAGGTTAATCTTCAAAATCATCGGACTGACTATAAAATTTCTACCGAATGTAACCAATCTAATTATCAATAGTGGAATGGATCAGTACAcactttatgaaataaataaatttcttaacatCTCAAATATAACAGAAATATGCTTAGATGGTTCCTTTTTAAAAGAAGGAAACTATGACATACTGCTGGAAACTAGCAGCCCTCTCCGGCATTATTCCTTATGTAGATGCAAACTTGATGATTTGGTTATTGAGAATATATCAAGAAAGTTAGTCTATCCAAGGTCTGCTTCTAAAACTCTAATGATTCTCAATTTATCATCGAATAGCATAACAGATTTAGGTGCATCGTATTTAGCACAAGCTTTACGATCGAATcgacatttaatttacttaaatttagcTGATAACAGACTAACTGACGAGGGAGCCAGGCAAATATTTGACATACTCGTAGAATTCCCACTGACGTCACAAGAGCTGTTTGAAGCTAGGCAAAGGcatatgctttatttaaaacataaaaatgaattaatcgAAGTTATGATCAAAGAAATACGAGCCGGTGAATTTGATAAGAAATCGTCTAGGAGGAAATCGATAAGACCAATATCAGCCGCATCCGGCAAGAAATCAAAATTAGACAAGGAATCTTCTTTAAAGTCCATCGGTGATGCAAAGAGTCTTGCTAATATagatttgatatattatgaaaaagcaTTAAACATGGTTGAGAATTCTCTTGGAGATTTTAGGGATCCATACAATTCATACGAGACAATCGTGAAGGATGGAAATGTATTTTCTAAAGGGAACAACGTCCTTTGCTATTTAAATTTGGCGTATAATAATCTttcatatttatcattaaaaaaattgctggGAGTTCTTATATTTCAGAAGCTTCTCGATAGGAAACCAAGAGGTTTGATTAATTTGTCTGTTGAAGGTAATAACCTCCCCGTAACTTGTAAGGAGATGGCTCAAATCGATGACATTTTGGAAATGGGCTTAATGGTCCATAATCGTAGACTTTCTGGGGCTAAGAAAAAACCTCAGTCAAAATGTACATCACgctga